In the Candidatus Saccharibacteria bacterium oral taxon 488 genome, one interval contains:
- a CDS encoding threonylcarbamoyl-AMP synthase, which translates to MITKNLLDTTVIEALRADKLVVAPTDTIYGLLARADSPRAVDELYRVRRRDRTKSCIILLSSADNIPELTTKQRHIYDQLRHERPTTIAARVSPDFMPHLVRTDATLAFRAVPPDTALSELIRLVGPLLAPSANLAGQPPATTVNEATAYFGDQVAVYVDSGEVTGVMPSRIITFTDDGQLVALRQ; encoded by the coding sequence GTGATTACCAAAAACTTACTTGATACCACCGTTATCGAGGCGCTGCGAGCTGACAAACTCGTCGTGGCACCAACTGACACTATTTATGGCCTGCTCGCTCGAGCTGATAGCCCGAGGGCAGTTGATGAGCTGTACCGCGTACGCCGGCGCGACCGCACCAAATCCTGCATCATCCTGCTTAGTAGCGCCGACAACATTCCCGAACTCACCACCAAGCAGCGGCATATCTATGACCAGCTACGCCACGAACGGCCGACCACTATTGCTGCCCGGGTTAGCCCTGACTTTATGCCGCACCTAGTGCGTACTGACGCAACCTTGGCATTTCGTGCCGTACCACCAGACACAGCATTATCTGAGCTAATTCGGCTAGTTGGCCCACTGCTGGCACCAAGCGCCAACCTCGCAGGGCAGCCACCAGCCACTACAGTCAACGAAGCAACCGCCTATTTCGGCGACCAGGTGGCTGTCTACGTTGACAGCGGGGAAGTGACAGGGGTAATGCCTTCACGGATCATCACATTTACCGACGACGGGCAGCTGGTTGCCTTGCGGCAATAA
- the rplK gene encoding 50S ribosomal protein L11, translating to MAKKVIGNLKLRIPAGRATAGPPVGSTLGQWGLNMMDFINPFNDATKDMMGKDVIVHIQVFEDRTFTWKSLGQPVDDMIREKAGIQKGSGKPHAEKVGTITRAQLQEIAETKMDQLNAIDIEGAMKVVAGSARSMGVEIAA from the coding sequence ATGGCAAAGAAAGTTATCGGTAATCTAAAATTACGCATCCCTGCCGGACGAGCAACCGCCGGGCCACCAGTCGGTTCAACCCTCGGTCAGTGGGGGCTGAACATGATGGATTTCATCAATCCATTCAACGACGCTACCAAAGATATGATGGGCAAGGACGTTATCGTCCACATTCAGGTGTTTGAAGACCGCACCTTTACGTGGAAGAGTCTGGGGCAGCCAGTCGATGACATGATCCGCGAAAAAGCCGGCATCCAAAAGGGTTCAGGCAAGCCACACGCCGAAAAGGTCGGCACCATCACTCGCGCACAGCTTCAGGAAATTGCCGAAACAAAAATGGATCAGCTAAACGCCATCGATATCGAAGGCGCGATGAAAGTCGTTGCTGGTTCCGCTCGCTCAATGGGCGTAGAAATCGCCGCCTAA
- a CDS encoding phosphopyruvate hydratase: MNNITITDIHARQILDSRGNPTVEADVRLSDGSFGRAAVPSGASTGSHEAVELRDGDLAYGGKGVLKAVEHVNTEIARALRGMDPFAQHRVDERMRQLDGTLNKGRLGANAILAVSLAVAKAAAESKGIELFVYVNQLANAGTMSLPMPMINVMNGGQHALGATDIQEYMIIPVGASTFEDAMRMSAEVFHVLAKVLKAEGYPTTVGDEGGYAPHVRGGNMEPVKLLARAIQQAGYKLEQDFAFALDVASSEFHEGNGRYRLETEHRTLDVNGMIKMYKQLRAEYPVVSIEDGLDEEAWHDWQTLTTELGSTTQLVGDDLLVTNVMRLDRAIAEKAGNAILIKPNQIGTLSETIQAVMMAKKAGWNTVMSHRSGETEDVTIAHLAVGLGTGQIKTGSMSRSERIAKYNELMRIAEMRPELELVRPFKQS; this comes from the coding sequence ATGAACAATATCACAATCACAGACATTCACGCACGACAAATTTTAGATTCTCGGGGCAATCCGACGGTGGAGGCCGATGTTCGGCTGAGCGATGGCTCGTTCGGGCGGGCGGCGGTGCCGTCGGGCGCCAGTACTGGTTCGCACGAGGCGGTTGAGCTGCGTGACGGCGACTTGGCGTATGGTGGCAAGGGTGTGCTCAAGGCGGTCGAGCATGTCAACACTGAGATTGCGCGGGCGCTGCGTGGCATGGATCCATTTGCGCAACATCGGGTTGATGAGCGGATGCGGCAGCTGGACGGTACGCTGAATAAGGGGCGGCTTGGAGCGAACGCGATCCTAGCGGTCAGCCTAGCAGTTGCCAAGGCGGCGGCTGAGTCTAAGGGTATTGAGCTTTTCGTCTATGTCAATCAGCTGGCGAATGCCGGCACGATGAGCCTGCCGATGCCGATGATTAATGTGATGAATGGTGGTCAGCACGCGCTTGGTGCGACTGATATTCAGGAATACATGATCATACCAGTCGGCGCATCGACGTTCGAGGACGCGATGCGGATGAGTGCCGAGGTGTTTCACGTGCTGGCGAAGGTACTCAAGGCCGAGGGCTACCCGACGACTGTTGGCGATGAAGGCGGCTACGCGCCACATGTGCGCGGCGGTAATATGGAGCCGGTCAAGCTGCTAGCACGGGCGATTCAGCAGGCTGGCTATAAACTGGAGCAGGACTTTGCCTTTGCTCTTGACGTGGCCTCGAGTGAATTCCATGAGGGCAATGGCCGGTATCGGCTGGAGACGGAGCATCGCACGCTTGACGTGAATGGTATGATCAAGATGTACAAGCAGCTGCGGGCTGAGTATCCGGTGGTGTCGATCGAGGATGGACTGGATGAGGAAGCTTGGCACGACTGGCAGACGCTGACGACGGAGCTTGGCTCGACGACGCAGCTGGTCGGTGATGATTTGTTAGTGACGAATGTGATGCGGCTGGACCGGGCGATCGCTGAAAAGGCCGGTAACGCGATTTTGATCAAGCCAAATCAAATTGGCACGCTGAGTGAGACGATTCAGGCGGTGATGATGGCGAAAAAGGCCGGCTGGAATACGGTGATGAGCCATCGCTCGGGCGAGACCGAGGACGTGACAATTGCTCATCTGGCGGTCGGGCTCGGTACGGGCCAGATCAAGACTGGCTCGATGTCGCGTTCAGAGCGTATCGCCAAGTACAACGAGCTGATGCGCATCGCCGAGATGCGACCAGAGCTAGAGCTGGTGCGGCCGTTCAAACAGTCGTAG
- a CDS encoding DUF11 domain-containing protein, with protein MKLSTKLKIVALSLVAAFGAGLVYYANAETIDNTRDCDKYAVVYCGTMSVQEMRERYFNKGVSTIYGAFGISYEMLSGNYANGAVYRNGEVRLDNGTVVATNARTAIRNISGGTPISGTNAKVVPASRMGSAQQAFIRLDEQGRFKFAIMTPCGNPVVATNVVVPPKPKPQPVATCKALDQPVINRQTNTVALKAHATVENGATVKSYTFSITDASGKEVFSRSNTTSALTSETSATIKEAGTYTARVTVTTSLGDRTSNDCVKQFTIQPETPKANPGIKIEKKVDGLKHKTVQVGNEFPYQVTVTNTGNVDLKNAVVTDNAPQGVTFLKASEGTLQNNTWKATIAELKQGASKTFTITATIKEQVTGKVVNTACVDTPEIPGDKDSCDNATVDVPEKVEACNVQTGVIEKVEKGKENTPPYTTDLSKCEKIKVCDVTTKTIREVTKKEAEDTKRFVGIDSEECNPKPTTPTPPTPTALPRTGMTDMVLGGLGLGALVTSALAYVASRRHL; from the coding sequence ATGAAATTAAGTACAAAGCTTAAGATCGTGGCGCTGTCGCTGGTCGCTGCTTTCGGAGCAGGACTGGTCTACTACGCCAACGCAGAAACAATTGACAATACCCGCGACTGTGACAAGTACGCCGTGGTGTATTGTGGTACCATGTCGGTACAAGAGATGCGCGAACGATATTTCAACAAAGGCGTATCAACAATTTATGGCGCGTTCGGTATTTCCTACGAGATGCTGAGCGGCAACTACGCTAATGGCGCAGTCTACCGTAACGGCGAGGTTCGCCTCGACAACGGCACCGTTGTCGCCACCAACGCTCGGACAGCCATCCGCAACATCAGCGGCGGCACACCGATCTCAGGCACCAACGCCAAGGTCGTCCCAGCCAGCCGCATGGGTAGCGCACAGCAGGCATTTATCCGACTTGATGAGCAGGGCCGCTTTAAGTTCGCCATCATGACACCGTGCGGTAACCCGGTTGTCGCCACCAACGTTGTTGTGCCACCAAAACCGAAACCACAGCCAGTGGCTACTTGTAAAGCACTTGACCAGCCAGTCATTAATCGTCAGACTAACACGGTCGCCCTGAAGGCTCACGCAACAGTCGAGAATGGCGCAACTGTCAAGTCATACACCTTTAGCATCACCGATGCTTCAGGCAAGGAAGTCTTCTCACGCAGCAACACTACTTCAGCGCTGACCAGCGAGACCAGCGCTACCATCAAGGAAGCGGGCACTTACACCGCTCGCGTCACAGTCACAACCAGCCTTGGTGATCGCACCAGCAACGACTGTGTCAAGCAGTTCACCATCCAGCCAGAAACGCCAAAGGCTAACCCTGGCATCAAAATCGAGAAAAAGGTTGATGGCCTCAAGCACAAGACCGTCCAAGTCGGCAACGAATTCCCATACCAGGTAACCGTCACTAACACCGGTAACGTTGACCTAAAGAACGCTGTTGTCACCGACAATGCGCCACAAGGTGTTACCTTCCTGAAAGCATCTGAGGGCACGCTCCAGAACAATACCTGGAAAGCAACAATTGCTGAACTCAAGCAGGGCGCATCAAAGACCTTTACCATCACGGCAACCATCAAAGAACAAGTTACTGGCAAGGTCGTCAACACCGCCTGCGTTGATACCCCAGAGATTCCTGGCGACAAAGATAGCTGCGATAACGCAACCGTCGATGTACCAGAAAAAGTTGAAGCATGTAACGTCCAGACTGGTGTCATCGAGAAAGTCGAAAAGGGCAAAGAGAACACGCCACCATACACCACTGATCTGAGTAAATGTGAAAAGATCAAGGTCTGTGACGTCACTACCAAGACCATCCGCGAAGTTACCAAGAAAGAAGCTGAAGACACCAAGCGATTCGTCGGTATTGACAGCGAAGAGTGTAATCCAAAGCCAACCACCCCAACCCCACCAACACCAACCGCACTACCACGAACTGGTATGACCGACATGGTACTCGGCGGCCTGGGTCTGGGCGCACTGGTTACCTCAGCCCTGGCATACGTCGCCAGCCGACGCCACCTGTAA
- a CDS encoding AAA family ATPase: MKPLQLSSPHIIAMVGVPGAGKSQFAAEFSEMFHAPHLDSSILAALSDDEAAVNYASGALLKELMKTHQTIVFEGATEKRAWRVELAKTARAAGYKILFVWVQTDLATAKMRWLKANDNDEATFDAKIKQFSSPHPSEPCVVISGRHTYNTQARTLLKRLADVHPNTTAAPTQPQAAQADTPKRRPQRPVLSRVRIS, from the coding sequence ATGAAACCTTTGCAACTTTCTTCTCCTCACATCATTGCCATGGTGGGCGTGCCGGGGGCGGGCAAGTCGCAATTCGCGGCTGAGTTTTCTGAGATGTTTCATGCGCCGCATTTGGACTCTAGTATCTTAGCGGCATTATCCGATGATGAGGCGGCCGTTAATTACGCTAGCGGTGCACTACTTAAAGAATTAATGAAGACCCATCAAACCATCGTGTTTGAAGGGGCGACAGAGAAGCGAGCTTGGCGGGTTGAGCTCGCCAAGACAGCCCGCGCTGCTGGTTATAAGATTCTCTTTGTCTGGGTACAGACTGACCTGGCGACCGCCAAGATGCGCTGGCTCAAGGCCAATGATAACGACGAGGCAACATTCGACGCTAAAATCAAACAATTCTCATCGCCGCACCCCAGCGAGCCATGCGTCGTCATCAGTGGTCGTCACACCTATAATACGCAGGCACGCACCTTGCTCAAGCGCCTGGCCGACGTGCACCCGAATACTACAGCCGCTCCGACTCAACCGCAAGCCGCCCAGGCTGATACTCCCAAGCGCCGTCCGCAACGTCCGGTACTCAGCCGCGTTCGCATCAGCTAG
- the rplA gene encoding 50S ribosomal protein L1: MERRGKKYQEAAKKIEKNKLYSLDEALKLAAETSPVKFDASVEIHVRLGVDPRQADQNVRSTVALPHGTGKDVRVAVFAPETEHAAAKKAGADIIGDEEFLKQLDKEELNFDILVATPQYMPKLGKYARLLGPRGLMPNPKSGTVATDVAKAVSEAKAGKVEYRVDKQAIVHLAVGKVSFGADKLVENTRAFLASLNAQKPSSFKGIYVKSIAVATTMGPSIKVETSL; encoded by the coding sequence CTGGAGCGCCGCGGCAAAAAATACCAGGAAGCAGCAAAGAAGATTGAGAAAAATAAATTGTACAGTCTTGACGAAGCACTGAAGCTGGCGGCTGAGACCAGCCCGGTCAAATTCGACGCCAGCGTTGAAATTCACGTTCGCCTGGGCGTTGATCCGCGCCAAGCCGATCAGAACGTCCGCTCGACCGTAGCACTACCGCATGGTACTGGCAAAGACGTTCGCGTAGCAGTTTTCGCGCCAGAAACCGAACATGCCGCCGCTAAGAAAGCTGGCGCAGACATCATCGGCGACGAGGAATTCCTCAAGCAGCTAGACAAGGAAGAATTGAACTTTGATATCTTGGTCGCCACGCCGCAATACATGCCGAAGCTTGGCAAGTACGCCCGGCTGCTCGGCCCGCGCGGTTTGATGCCGAATCCCAAGTCCGGCACCGTCGCTACCGACGTCGCCAAAGCCGTATCCGAAGCCAAAGCCGGCAAGGTCGAGTACCGCGTCGATAAGCAAGCCATCGTCCACTTGGCAGTTGGTAAAGTGTCGTTTGGCGCCGACAAACTGGTAGAAAACACTCGCGCCTTCCTCGCCAGTCTGAACGCCCAAAAGCCATCCAGCTTCAAGGGCATTTACGTCAAATCTATCGCCGTCGCCACCACTATGGGGCCGAGCATAAAGGTCGAGACTTCGCTGTAA
- the rplL gene encoding 50S ribosomal protein L7/L12, whose product MADIKKLAEELTRLTVLEVNELKNHLKDEYGIEPAAAAVAVAGPAAGGETAAEDEKTEFTVTLKDAGAQKVAVIKAVKEITGLGLGESKAIVDGAPAPVKEKVSKDEAEAAKKTLEDAGASVELS is encoded by the coding sequence ATGGCTGATATTAAGAAATTGGCTGAAGAACTGACCAGGTTGACAGTTCTGGAAGTTAACGAATTAAAGAATCACTTGAAAGATGAATACGGCATTGAGCCAGCTGCTGCTGCAGTGGCTGTTGCTGGTCCGGCTGCTGGTGGCGAGACTGCCGCAGAAGACGAGAAAACTGAGTTCACCGTCACCCTAAAGGACGCAGGTGCTCAAAAAGTTGCTGTCATCAAGGCAGTCAAGGAAATCACCGGCTTGGGCCTCGGTGAGTCAAAGGCCATCGTCGACGGCGCACCAGCACCAGTCAAGGAAAAGGTGTCAAAGGACGAAGCTGAAGCTGCGAAGAAGACTTTGGAAGACGCCGGCGCTAGCGTTGAGTTAAGCTAA
- the rplJ gene encoding 50S ribosomal protein L10 codes for MAISRDKKQTLVAELTELLKNAKGTAFARYQGLSVAELQELRKAAREANVVIKVVKNRLVRVALQGVDGYKEAETDLLVGQLVYAISAEDEVMPAKVLDTFAKTHPALQLAGGFSGEGLSINEADIKALASLPSKDQLIAEVVAQLLSPVHDTVGALGGNLHGLLDGIEAKAAA; via the coding sequence ATGGCAATTTCACGCGATAAAAAACAAACTTTGGTTGCTGAACTAACCGAGCTGCTGAAGAATGCCAAAGGTACGGCATTTGCGCGGTACCAGGGCCTGAGCGTGGCTGAATTACAAGAGCTGCGCAAGGCTGCCCGCGAGGCAAACGTGGTCATCAAGGTTGTCAAAAACCGCTTGGTACGCGTAGCATTGCAGGGCGTTGACGGTTACAAAGAAGCCGAGACTGACTTATTGGTTGGCCAATTGGTTTACGCCATTAGCGCCGAAGATGAGGTCATGCCAGCCAAAGTTCTGGACACGTTTGCAAAGACGCATCCAGCACTGCAGTTGGCCGGTGGCTTCTCAGGTGAAGGCTTGAGCATCAACGAAGCTGACATCAAGGCGCTGGCGAGCCTGCCAAGCAAAGACCAGCTTATCGCCGAAGTTGTGGCACAGCTGCTCTCACCAGTCCACGACACTGTGGGCGCGCTTGGCGGCAATTTGCACGGGCTCTTGGACGGCATCGAAGCCAAAGCTGCGGCTTAA
- the secE gene encoding preprotein translocase subunit SecE codes for MAQKNAAESKTRVRRITAKDDETKQPSPTKPKSTATTKKTTSKTAKKTVAATSTSPKQPKTTAKKSLKKSGDVGYFKGAWQELKLVRWPTRSATWSMTAAVLVFTLIFVVLILLLDAGFNWGFNQILK; via the coding sequence ATGGCTCAAAAAAACGCAGCAGAATCAAAGACGAGGGTTCGCCGCATCACCGCGAAAGATGACGAGACGAAGCAGCCGTCACCAACTAAACCAAAATCAACCGCAACCACCAAAAAAACCACCAGTAAGACCGCCAAAAAAACGGTGGCAGCGACCAGCACCTCACCAAAGCAACCAAAAACTACGGCCAAAAAATCATTGAAAAAATCAGGTGACGTTGGCTACTTCAAGGGCGCGTGGCAGGAACTCAAATTGGTACGCTGGCCGACTCGCTCAGCAACCTGGAGCATGACGGCGGCGGTGCTGGTGTTTACGTTGATCTTTGTGGTGCTGATCTTGCTGCTTGACGCCGGCTTTAACTGGGGCTTTAATCAAATTTTGAAATAG
- a CDS encoding alpha-amylase, protein MGMSRGITLYLHVHQPWRVRRYSIFDVAARHDYFETNDPAQNNELIFHKVAEKSYLRMNALLEELLRRHHDFKLSLSISGVFLEQAERFNPAVIESFKRLIATGKVELVSSPYYHSLAFFYSRPEFEEQIRRHQQKLRQLFGVETTVLANTELAYNNDLAKWAEAAGFSGVLAEGWDDVLEWRSPNYVYRPVGTETIGLLLKNYRLSDDIAFRFSNRSWAGWPLTAEKYRTWLMEATAEAPLVNLFMDYETFGEHQWSDSGIFSFFDQFVASWLEVSDNTFYTVSEALAAHRPVGDISMPETVTWADSERDLTAWNGNDLQKEALRYLYELEADVLRSGDEQLIADWRRLQSSDHFYYMCTKWFTDGDVHAYFSPYDSPYEAFLYYVNAIRDVRWRLSAHRYERF, encoded by the coding sequence GTGGGCATGAGCCGGGGTATCACCCTCTATCTCCACGTGCATCAGCCGTGGCGGGTGCGGCGATATAGTATTTTTGACGTAGCAGCGCGGCATGATTATTTCGAGACCAATGATCCGGCTCAAAACAACGAGCTGATTTTTCACAAAGTCGCTGAGAAGTCGTATCTGCGGATGAATGCTCTATTGGAGGAGCTGCTCAGGCGGCATCATGATTTCAAGCTGTCGCTGAGCATCAGCGGTGTGTTCCTCGAGCAAGCGGAGCGCTTTAACCCAGCGGTGATCGAGAGCTTTAAGCGGCTGATTGCCACTGGCAAGGTCGAATTGGTATCAAGTCCGTATTATCACAGCCTAGCGTTTTTTTATTCGCGACCCGAGTTTGAGGAGCAAATTCGTCGCCACCAGCAGAAACTGCGCCAGCTGTTTGGCGTCGAGACCACGGTGCTCGCAAATACCGAGCTGGCGTACAATAACGACCTCGCTAAGTGGGCGGAGGCGGCTGGCTTTAGTGGTGTGTTGGCCGAAGGTTGGGATGATGTGCTAGAGTGGCGTAGTCCGAATTATGTGTATCGGCCGGTCGGCACGGAAACGATCGGGCTGCTGCTCAAGAATTATCGCCTGAGTGACGATATCGCCTTTCGGTTTAGCAATCGGTCGTGGGCGGGTTGGCCACTGACGGCAGAAAAATATCGGACGTGGCTGATGGAGGCGACGGCCGAGGCGCCGCTGGTTAATTTGTTCATGGATTATGAAACCTTTGGCGAGCACCAGTGGTCGGATAGCGGTATTTTTAGCTTTTTTGATCAGTTCGTTGCCTCGTGGCTCGAGGTTAGTGATAATACGTTTTATACGGTGTCTGAGGCGCTGGCGGCGCATCGGCCGGTTGGTGATATCAGTATGCCAGAGACGGTGACTTGGGCGGATAGTGAGCGCGATTTGACAGCGTGGAATGGCAATGACTTGCAGAAGGAGGCGCTGCGGTATCTGTACGAGCTGGAGGCCGACGTACTGAGGAGTGGCGATGAGCAGCTGATCGCCGATTGGCGGCGATTGCAGTCGTCTGATCATTTCTATTATATGTGTACCAAGTGGTTTACTGACGGCGATGTCCACGCCTATTTCAGTCCGTATGATTCGCCGTACGAGGCCTTCCTCTATTATGTTAACGCAATTCGCGATGTGCGCTGGCGGCTGAGCGCGCATCGGTACGAGAGGTTTTGA
- a CDS encoding DUF45 domain-containing protein, producing MPTITDAEFGEITVRRSHLARQVSLKVAPNGQLRISLPTYAPLLAAKMLIKSSRPRIREFLSEHQQGHYYTHDQSIGKSHHLIIETQPTLTEPIIKRSGTRILVKLPPGTNIATPAIQQRIREVVITALRKEAKSYLPRRLKFLAEEYGFSYQTVKLTHASSRWGSCSSRGTISLNIALMNLPFELLDYVLIHELAHTRQMNHSDAFWREVAAIDPAYKTHRAVLKNHTPHV from the coding sequence ATGCCAACCATTACCGACGCTGAGTTTGGCGAAATCACGGTGAGGCGCTCGCACTTGGCGCGTCAGGTGTCACTGAAAGTCGCGCCAAACGGGCAGCTGCGGATTAGCTTACCGACGTACGCACCGCTGCTCGCAGCAAAAATGCTCATCAAATCATCCCGGCCGCGTATTCGCGAGTTCCTGAGCGAGCATCAACAGGGTCACTACTACACGCACGACCAATCAATTGGTAAAAGCCACCACCTGATCATTGAGACCCAGCCCACGCTCACTGAACCCATTATCAAGCGCTCCGGCACCCGCATCCTTGTCAAGCTACCGCCCGGCACCAACATCGCTACTCCAGCCATCCAGCAGCGCATTCGTGAAGTCGTCATCACAGCGCTACGCAAAGAAGCCAAAAGCTACCTGCCACGGCGACTGAAGTTCCTGGCCGAGGAATACGGCTTTTCCTATCAAACCGTCAAGCTGACGCACGCCTCGAGCCGCTGGGGTAGCTGCTCGTCGCGCGGCACGATTAGCCTGAACATCGCGCTGATGAACCTGCCGTTTGAGCTACTTGATTATGTGCTGATTCACGAGCTGGCTCACACCCGCCAGATGAATCACTCTGACGCGTTTTGGCGAGAGGTCGCAGCCATCGACCCGGCCTACAAAACGCACCGAGCGGTACTGAAAAACCATACACCGCACGTGTAG
- the rpmG gene encoding 50S ribosomal protein L33 codes for MAKKNTKRKLIGLVSDLSGHRTYYTTVNTQNRTTKGQGKLTLRKYDPVARQHATYTETKKNLGRNEVKPRKG; via the coding sequence ATGGCAAAGAAGAATACGAAGCGAAAGTTGATTGGTTTAGTCAGTGATTTGAGCGGTCACCGCACGTACTACACCACGGTCAACACCCAAAACCGCACCACCAAAGGGCAGGGCAAATTGACACTCCGAAAATACGACCCGGTAGCTCGCCAGCACGCAACCTACACCGAGACCAAGAAAAACCTCGGCCGCAACGAAGTCAAACCACGTAAGGGCTAA
- a CDS encoding glycosyltransferase encodes MRILMLGWELPPHNCGGLGVACYQMSKALAAHGIAIDFVVPYTAEHPNITHMNIHAASPLPPGYHDLGAYDHGVTPDTEDSDEHGLEPMRRLQRRYGTFVRQFAQSRPPDAIHAHDWLTMEAGVIAKEVSGAPLIVHVHATEFDRSGEHSGNPLVHEIEQQGLMMADRIIAVSRITKDMIVKNYHIPPDKVEVVYNAIDLADLPPHEYDTATYKYLEDLKTDGYTIVGALTRLTVQKGLTYFVRAAARALERYDKIAFLLSGDGEQRDELVALAARLGVSDRVIFTGFVRGKQWRDAYYLIDIFIMSSVSEPFGLTALEAAHHDTALLISKQSGVGEVLHNIMRFDYWDVDKLADEIVNIARSPGLQSALKRNVKDEYARLSWRDAAERCVALYQASAQRRWA; translated from the coding sequence ATGAGAATTTTGATGCTAGGGTGGGAGCTTCCTCCGCACAATTGTGGCGGCCTCGGTGTGGCGTGTTACCAGATGTCAAAGGCGCTGGCAGCGCATGGTATTGCTATTGATTTTGTTGTGCCCTACACGGCCGAGCATCCGAATATTACCCATATGAACATTCATGCGGCCTCGCCGCTGCCGCCGGGCTATCATGACCTTGGGGCGTACGATCATGGTGTCACGCCAGATACTGAGGATAGCGATGAGCACGGACTTGAACCGATGCGCCGACTGCAGCGTCGCTATGGTACGTTTGTCAGGCAGTTTGCTCAGTCACGTCCACCAGATGCCATCCACGCTCATGACTGGTTGACGATGGAGGCTGGTGTGATCGCCAAGGAGGTGTCGGGCGCACCGCTGATCGTTCATGTGCATGCTACTGAGTTTGATCGCTCGGGTGAACATTCGGGTAACCCGTTAGTGCATGAGATTGAACAGCAGGGGCTGATGATGGCAGATCGAATTATCGCGGTTAGCCGTATCACCAAGGATATGATTGTCAAGAATTATCACATCCCGCCAGATAAAGTTGAGGTAGTATATAATGCGATTGACCTGGCTGATCTGCCGCCGCATGAGTACGACACGGCGACATATAAATACCTCGAGGATCTCAAGACTGATGGCTATACCATTGTTGGTGCGTTGACGCGGCTGACGGTGCAGAAAGGGCTGACCTATTTTGTGCGGGCGGCAGCTAGAGCGCTAGAGCGCTACGACAAGATCGCATTTTTGCTATCGGGCGATGGCGAGCAGCGGGATGAATTGGTAGCGTTGGCGGCACGGCTAGGTGTTAGTGACCGGGTAATTTTCACTGGTTTTGTTCGTGGCAAGCAGTGGCGCGATGCCTACTACCTGATCGATATATTTATCATGAGTTCGGTATCAGAACCGTTTGGGCTGACGGCGCTGGAGGCGGCGCATCATGATACGGCGCTGCTCATCAGCAAGCAGTCAGGTGTTGGCGAGGTGCTCCATAACATCATGCGGTTTGACTATTGGGATGTTGATAAGCTGGCGGACGAGATCGTCAATATTGCGCGCTCGCCGGGCCTGCAATCGGCATTAAAGCGTAATGTCAAGGATGAATACGCTCGGCTGTCGTGGCGGGATGCCGCCGAGCGATGCGTCGCGCTGTATCAAGCATCGGCTCAAAGGAGGTGGGCATGA
- the nusG gene encoding transcription termination/antitermination protein NusG has translation MMSSNRYDSTRSWYAIHTYSGYEEKVAESIRQRINGVDMADKIFDVMVPKEKQIQIKNGKRKVVDAKIFQGYVLVEMKLTDETWYIVRNTPGVTGFVGADTTPTPVSDKEIAKIKKRMGVEEPKHQIDFSVGEVVSIIDGPFKGFDGSIAEIDAVKGKIKVMVSMFGRDTPVELDALQVKKV, from the coding sequence ATTATGTCATCAAATCGCTACGATTCAACTCGCTCGTGGTACGCCATTCACACCTACTCGGGCTACGAGGAAAAGGTTGCTGAGTCCATCCGCCAGCGCATCAACGGCGTCGACATGGCCGACAAAATCTTCGACGTCATGGTGCCGAAAGAAAAGCAAATTCAGATCAAAAACGGCAAGCGCAAGGTTGTCGATGCCAAGATCTTTCAGGGCTACGTGCTGGTCGAGATGAAGCTGACCGACGAGACGTGGTACATCGTCCGCAACACGCCGGGCGTGACTGGCTTCGTTGGTGCTGACACCACGCCAACACCGGTGTCGGACAAAGAAATTGCCAAGATCAAAAAGCGCATGGGCGTCGAAGAGCCAAAGCATCAGATCGATTTCTCGGTCGGTGAAGTGGTCTCCATCATTGACGGGCCGTTCAAGGGCTTTGATGGCTCAATCGCAGAAATTGACGCCGTCAAGGGCAAGATCAAGGTCATGGTCAGTATGTTTGGCCGTGATACACCAGTCGAGCTGGACGCGCTGCAGGTCAAGAAAGTCTAG